TACGCCTATCTGATGGCCACCCGCAAAACAAAAGCCAATATGTGGCTGACTATCCCCTCAACGGTAACAAGTTCGGCGCTGGCCTATTTCTTTCTGGCCGGCCCGGATTATGCCGTGCCCGGCCTGGGACTGGGCGCGACCGGTCTGGCGCTGAAAGCCGCAGTTATTCAGGCCGCGCTAGCCAACCTGCAGATGTTTTACATCTGCAGAAGCAATGGCTGGAAAAACGGTTTTTCATTCCAGCTGCGGTATGCGGCGGTGTTTTTTGCCCTGTCAGTCTGCGCCGTATGGCTCACATCCTTTTTGCCCAAACCGCATTACTGGTTTGCGGTGCGCCTGTTTGCGGCCGGAATTATTTATGGGGCGGGCGCAATTTGGTACACTTGCAAAATGGCCGGGGAATTGGGAATAGACCAGTCGAAATTCCGAACCCTGTTTAAAGAATTGAAAAATTTTGCAGACTTACGGAGAACAGCTTGAATCCGGCAAACATATTTGGGAAACTTAAGCTCGCGGGGTTTTCGCGGGAGGGCTGGCTGTTTTTTTTCGCTTTTTTTGCAAGCGGCCTGTTTTTTGCCGCGCTGACTCCGCCCTACCAGATGCCGGACGAGCCTGCCCATTTCATGCGTTCCTTTCAGCTGGTGCGCGGCGACTGGCTGCCCCGGCCCGACACACCCGACACCCTTTTCCCCTCCGCGCTCGAACCGGACGTCAAGGCGGTAAATTATCTGGTTTTTAAAGAGGACACGCGCTTTTCACTGCCGCAGCTGAAAACGCTGGTAAAAAACAGTCCGCCGTTATCAGCGGATAATTTTGCCGCCACAAAAAGGCGGGCTGACAGTGATGTCGCATTGTATTTCAATACTACCGCGTACAGTCCGGTTGCGTATCTGCCGCTGTCAGCCGGTGTACTGGCCGCACGGATTCTGTCGCTAAAAGCCATTTACGCGCTTTATCTGGCGCGGCTGGCTTCGTTATTGTGCGCGGCGATATTCATCACGATCGGATTTGAAATAATCAAAAAACGGTTTTCTGAACGGGAATCGCTGCTTTACGCCGTCGCCGCTTTTATTCCCATGCATATTGCGCTGGCAGCATGCGCGAGCACCGACGGCGTGACCAACACGCTGGCGTTTCTGGCAACCGCGCAGGGGCTCGCCATGCTCGCCACGGCAGATAAAACAACCGGGGGCGAACGGTTCGCGTTTATCATGACAAGCGTCCTGCTCGGCCTGTGCAAATACATTTATCTGGTAATTCCGTTCGTGCTGGAACTGGCGTATATGCAGCGGGATATGAAAAAGAGGTGGCCCGGCTCGCTTTTTCTGATCGCGGCGGCCCTGCTGCCTGCGGCGGGCTGGTCAATGGCCGCGGCCGGAATTCTGGTCGGCAAATCGCAGGGGCAGGCGGCCTATGTCCTGGCACACCCGTTTTTAATGCTTGCGGCCATGGGGAAACTGATTCTTTCGTTTTCTTATTTGCGGGGCATGATCGGCTCGTTCGGCTGGCTCGACGCGCCAGCCTCAAAATTTTCCATCTTCGCATATCTGGCGGCAATGCTGGCCGCCGCCGTAACTTTCAAAAGCGAAACCGGGCTGCCACGGAAAACGATATGGGCCGGGCTGGCGCTTCTCCTGTTTGTGATATTGCTGGGCTGCTATGTAGCCTTTACCCAGGTAGGTCTGGACGTAATAGTGGGTGTGCAGGGCCGTTACTTCCTGCCGGGCATGGCGCTGTTTCTTATCGCCGCGCCGGAACTGGTGAAACTTTCGGAACGCGGCATAAAAATCCTGAAAAGCGCGGTGGCGACGGTATGGCTTTATCTTATGTACAGCAGTCTTTACGGCGCGGTCTGGAAAAGATTCTGGTCTTGACGGAGCGATAATGGCGGAACATCCCTATAATGAAAAATATTACGCCGGATCATGCAACAAAAACGGTGTGCCCTATGACAGAAGCGTGCCGCAATGGCTGGAATTTTTCCGCTCGCTGGCGGGCCATATCGCGCTTAAAATCGCGCCGCGCACGACTTTTGAAATAGGCTGCGCGAAAGGGTTTCTGGTGGAATCGCTGCGTGATCTGGGAGTGCAGGCCGAAGGAATTGATATATCGGAATACGCCATCAGCCAGGTGCGCCCCGACATCAAACCGTTTTGCCGGGTTTCCAGCGCCGGGCAGTTTTCCCCTTCCCTGAAACACTACGATCTGGTCATTTCCATCGAAGTGATCGAGCACCTTGCGCCGGAGCAGGGCCGTTTGGCCATCGGGCGCATGTGCGAGCTGAGCGATACGGTGCTTGTTTCCTCAACCTCCGATGATTTTGAGGAGCCCACCCATATAAATGTGCAGCCAAACCGGTACTGGCGCGATCTTTTCGCCGAAAACGGATTCGCGGAAGATCCGCGCTTCAATTTCAAAAAAACCATCGGAAAAGACGCGATGCTGTTTCGCCGCAAGACGGGCTGGACAGGCTCATGGCTTAAAATGCAGGCCCGCAAGCCGTTCTGCGCGGCGTTTTACAGTTCCATCGTGCGCCGGGCTGCCGCGAAACTGCGCGGCGGGGCCTGCGCGGACAAATAAAACCGCAGAGGGCGCAGTGGTATGAAATTTTCAAAAATCCGCAAATTCGCACAAAGGCACGGCCTGCTGGCCTTGCCGGGCGCGGCGTTTGCAAAGTTGCGGGCCAGCGCCGCTTACGCAAG
The sequence above is a segment of the Elusimicrobiaceae bacterium genome. Coding sequences within it:
- a CDS encoding DUF2142 domain-containing protein, yielding MNPANIFGKLKLAGFSREGWLFFFAFFASGLFFAALTPPYQMPDEPAHFMRSFQLVRGDWLPRPDTPDTLFPSALEPDVKAVNYLVFKEDTRFSLPQLKTLVKNSPPLSADNFAATKRRADSDVALYFNTTAYSPVAYLPLSAGVLAARILSLKAIYALYLARLASLLCAAIFITIGFEIIKKRFSERESLLYAVAAFIPMHIALAACASTDGVTNTLAFLATAQGLAMLATADKTTGGERFAFIMTSVLLGLCKYIYLVIPFVLELAYMQRDMKKRWPGSLFLIAAALLPAAGWSMAAAGILVGKSQGQAAYVLAHPFLMLAAMGKLILSFSYLRGMIGSFGWLDAPASKFSIFAYLAAMLAAAVTFKSETGLPRKTIWAGLALLLFVILLGCYVAFTQVGLDVIVGVQGRYFLPGMALFLIAAPELVKLSERGIKILKSAVATVWLYLMYSSLYGAVWKRFWS
- a CDS encoding methyltransferase domain-containing protein is translated as MAEHPYNEKYYAGSCNKNGVPYDRSVPQWLEFFRSLAGHIALKIAPRTTFEIGCAKGFLVESLRDLGVQAEGIDISEYAISQVRPDIKPFCRVSSAGQFSPSLKHYDLVISIEVIEHLAPEQGRLAIGRMCELSDTVLVSSTSDDFEEPTHINVQPNRYWRDLFAENGFAEDPRFNFKKTIGKDAMLFRRKTGWTGSWLKMQARKPFCAAFYSSIVRRAAAKLRGGACADK